A region of Larus michahellis chromosome 15, bLarMic1.1, whole genome shotgun sequence DNA encodes the following proteins:
- the DIPK1B gene encoding divergent protein kinase domain 1B, with translation MRRIRRLVHLVLFCPISKGLQSRLPGIKVKYLLVVWLGIFVGSWVAYMHYSSYSELCRGHVCRMIICDQYKKGIISGSTCKDLCEERSLLFQHCLSSSPTQQVYSGLWREREVIIKCGIEEALKADSHPDSVPRRDVVLFDKPTRGTSMDEFKEMLLNFLKSNLGDQPSLAALVGRIIAMADVNRDGKVSLAEAKSIWALLQLNEFLLMLSLHEKEHTSKLLGHCGDLYVTEKIPHTSLYGVDVPPFLQSLLPSVVHQIIHQWFAPAWPRRAKIAIGLLEFVEEIFHGTYGNFYICETGFKNVGYNDKYDFKMVNLRKVATEMTIRGFLKGRHCEQNVDCTYGKDCTAPCDKLLKQCKSDMVQPNLAKVCGLLQDYLLYGAPLELKEELQKQLRTCMTLSGLASQVEVHHSLVLNNLKTLLWKKISNTKYS, from the exons agtCGCCTCCCGGGCATCAAGGTGAAATACCTGCTGGTGGTGTGGCTGGGCATCTTCGTGGGCAGCTGGGTGGCGTACATGCATTACTCCTCCTACTCCGAGCTCTGCCGCGGTCACGTCTGCCGGATGATAATC tGTGACCAGTACAAGAAAGGAATCATTTCTGGCTCCACGTGCAAAGACCTGTGTGAGGAGCGCAGCCTCCTCTTCCAGCActgcctctcctcctctcccacccagcag GTTTACAGTGGGctctggagggagagggaggtgatCATCAAATGCGGCATCGAAGAAGCCTTGAAGGCAGACAGCCACCCAGACTCTGTGCCCAGGAGGGACGTGGTCCTCTTTGACAAACCCACACGAGGGACGTCAATGGATGAGTTCAAAGAAATGCTCCTCAACTTCCTGAAG TCCAACCTGGGAGATCAGCCTTCTCTTGCAGCCTTGGTGGGCCGGATCATCGCCATGGCAGATGTGAACCGGGATGGAAAAGTGTCTTTAGCAGAGGCCAAATCCATCTGGGCGCTACTTCAGCTCAATGAGTTTCTTCTCATGCTCTCCTTGCACGAGAAAGAGCACACCTCCAAACTGCTGGGGCACTGCGGGGACCTCTACGTCACCGAGAAGATCCCCCACACCTCCCTCTATGGAGTGgatgtcccccccttcctccagTCGCTGCTGCCTTCTGTCGTCCACCAAATCATCCACCAGTGGTTTGCACCAGCCTGGCCCCGGCGGGCAAAGATCGCCATCGGCCTTCTGGAGTTCGTGGAGGAGATATTCCACGGCACCTACGGGAACTTCTACATCTGCGAGACTGGCTTTAAGAACGTGGGCTACAACGACAAATACGACTTCAAAATGGTCAACCTGAGGAAGGTGGCGACGGAGATGACAATCAGAGGTTTCCTCAAGGGCCGTCACTGTGAGCAGAATGTGGACTGCACCTACGGGAAGGACTGTACGGCGCCGTGCGACAAACTCCTCAAGCAGTGCAAAAGCGACATGGTGCAGCCCAACCTGGCGAAGGTCTGCGGGTTGCTGCAGGACTACCTGCTGTACGGGGCGCCgctggagctgaaggaggagCTGCAGAAACAGCTCCGCACCTGCATGACCCTCAGCGGCCTGGCCAGCCAGGTGGAAGTGCACCACTCCCTCGTGCTCAACAACCTCAAGACCTTGCTCTGGAAGAAGATTTCAAACACCAAATATTCCTAA